Genomic DNA from Ctenopharyngodon idella isolate HZGC_01 chromosome 1, HZGC01, whole genome shotgun sequence:
CTTCGTGTGCGCGCTGGCGCCGGTGGCTCCGCACAGGGGACACACATACTGGCTCAAGTACGGGCACGTCACATTCCCATTGCGGTCTTTGAGGTAGTGTGAGGTGAATACGGCCTCAGCCTCACCATTATGTTTGCAGAAACTGCAAAATTTCCTCTCGGGCGGGATGCTGGCGCTCTTGCAGTGTTGCAGGCTCCTTTTCTGCCTGGTCTCAGGCGTGCGCGCACGCGTCGGGCCGCTTGGAGACTCCATGAGCGCGGCGGTTGGTTCCCTCTTGTCATCTCCCGCGCTTGATTGCTCTCCCGCCCGCTGCATTCCTTTGATCATGTCGGACAAACCCATGTAGTCCTTCCAAGGCTGAAAGTCCTCATTGTTAGACTCCATAGATCCATGAGCTGACAGGATGTAACGGAGGAGAGAAAAAGCCATGTCACACTCACCACCTAGCgagaaccaaaacaacaagcagTCAGACACGCGCTGAACAGAACGAGACCAATTAGGACATGATAAGTACGCCAGGTGTCCTCTGACAAATAAATTTCCTCTGGAGTTACTATTGTGAAATTATTGAAACTGATTGGAGAAGAGGAAAAAGCCATATCACACTCACCAGACCACCGAGCGAGACCAAAACAACGAGCAGTCAAGCACGCGCTGAACACGCGTGGGTTTTAAAGGGCGGACGTCACAGCACGAGACCAATTAGGACTCGATAAGTTTGCCATGTgtctctgaaaataaataaacatagaGGAGAAACTTAAgtgacataaatttcatttgAAACTCTGTGGTTACTATTGTAACATTATTGAAACTGATTGgcgtttttgaaatataaaatactcTATGACGTTTTAAAAAGACCTTGTACAATCgttaaattacaaaattatagaacctttatttttggcaaacaaaaaaataattattcaagATTCAAGAACTTTATTGTCTGTACTTTAGTACAATGAAATTCTTATCTTATTCTTATTTGTCCATTCCTCACAAGAAAGACAACATACaaagacaaaatatataaaagaacaCACAATAAGGGACAATAACCAGTAAGAATAGTAAGAACACAATAATAGACAACACCAACAGTATGAATAAGAAGAAACAATAtgcaataagaaaaaaaaaagaagaagaagaaacaatGTCACAgtataaattatgtaaaattgcaataaataatATGGGACAACCGGCAAAGTGCTTtatgaaacacttattttaatatttaacaaaaattattactttaagACAGTTTTGAACTAGTATTTGAAACCAACATACAAAACCACTGAGAAAAGAAGTGGATTTCTGACTAAAAATCTTATATTTAGCGTCACATAAAGCTTGTGACAACTAGCACCGGTCTCAACCGCAGCTTACAAAACAATATATGCAACTGTTaatctgaagtgtgcatttatGAGAGCTGATATGTTGGAAAGAGAAAACAACACAAGGTaactccatatatatatatatataatgcatatctttatttattttattcaaaaatgtatctAAATACTTCACAAAACACAGCATTTCCAGATAAAGCGTGAAGTGTGTCAACTAAAAGGGCCAGTCCGTGTTGTGTTCATCAGGTGACTGAAGCATCCGCTCTGACCTGAAACAGAAGAAAAGATACCTCTGAGTACCTCATGCACCATTTATTTCAATGCACAGCAccatgacagacagagatattAGACCTGCGGTAGGGCAGTTTAAGAGCGGAGTACAGCTCAGGGGTGTTGGGGGTCATGGTCATGTTCTGACGGGACCCCGGCGTGACTTCTGACCCCTCAGATGATGGTGTGGCacacggagagagagagagctgatcCGGAGCTGCCGCACCTGCGCACACATGGCTGTATTATGGTGTGATATTAATGCTATAATCATGATCTGTgagtgttgtgtttgtgtgtacgtAGATCGCTGAGTGCTGTGCTCTCTCTCCTGTTCCACTGAGAGCTCTTCTTGACGGGAGAAAAACTGAGGAACTCCGACTTCAGTCGGGAGGCTTTCTGCTGCTCAAAGTCACtcctctgaaacacacacacacacacacacacacacacacacacacagctgagaaaattatgattattaagCATCAAAAAGGAGTAATTCACCCAAGAATAAATCCTGTTATTTACTCAATCcatatgctgttctttttgtCTATAGaagacaaaatgaaaatataaaccTTCACACAGCTCATGTTCATACAACAAAAGCTGCCAAGTgctaaaaaaacatttcagatggcctttttttttttttttttttaaattgtatactttatggtgatttaaaaaaaaaaaaaaaaaaaaaaatcccaagaTTTTTCTGGTACTTCTGCTGAtcattttcaaactttatttcCAGAACTATGAgtgtaaatttaaatgaaatgaaattgaatgttatatttaaatatttataaaaaatatttttataaaatataaaatttaaaatttttataattataaaaaaaagtaatacaattataattaaaataattaaattccaCAATTCCAGAAGTTTCAATAAAGGAATTCAGTTattgagtttaaaaaaattttactCCCAAATAGCAATTTCTCTTTTTTAGAGCTTGACATAACcagaaaaaatgtttattataagaTTTTATCAATCTTTTCCAGGTCTAGTCTTTAAAAATCCCTCATATATCCAGGTTTTCCAATACCGTGAGGTTCTAACATAAAAATAACCGTTGTTAAGGGAGTGAATTCAAATTAGaaatatcttttgtttttgttttagtttattttaaagcttgttttttcttattttaaataatgaagcCATTTTGCACCCCCTTTGAAGTGTGCCTGGTTGAGAATTAGGGTGTTTACATGATaaagatgtactaaaaatggaaaagtctttcttttgtgtttttgaaaagcTTCATGTATAGACATCAATGTTGTAAAAACGATCCCTGTTCACGTGGATCCGCAAAAATGACTCAAAACACTGTATTACTCATGCCAGGCCAGCAGTTGGCGATGTCTATTTGTAAAGAAATACTATCCGCCtacagactgaacacataataccaaagtccctttcaaggaaagtctgttcactcggcggccatatttgcaacacctccgggcagctatttcgggcatccaagaccaagtcctatctatttgaatgggggaatcctgaaatctcaaactGCTTGCCAAACTCACAATTAagtaacatatttcaaatcagcaacaaaaccTGACAttaactgtcccataaatgttgtttcttaaaCTCCGGTagcattaaaaaagcttattttacaAGCTAGACGAGTCAATGCGCATGTGTagtcctaagcgcgagtctcaggtttctctgggaaccggagcttctaacatgGACAttatcatgttgataatttgaTGTGATTCTCTACACCTCCGTGTAAACTTGAGGAGAACTGACTTCATCCACTAAAAATCAGCTGATTCAAACAAAATGAGCAAAAGTGACaaagaaaagttagttcacaGAGATGTGCACGTGCATACATTAACTTGAGTGTATCACCTCATGGCCCAATCGAATAGCCGCTTCAGTGAAGGCTTGCCGCTCTCGCTGGAAGCTCCGCCTCTGTCTGTTAAACTCCTCCCAGTGGTCCTGTAGCCGCTCCCACTCCTCCAGATAGTAGCAGTCCATCAGCACAGCAGGGAGGGGCGGAGTTACACTGTCCTGAGAGAAACGATTTCCAGCTACTGTTGTAAACACAGCGTCATATATGACGGCATCTCTGGTGTCTGACCTGCAGTAACTGCTGCTGTGCTCGGATCAGATCTCTGCTCTGCTCCAGCTCTTCCTCCAGATGAGCCAGCAgcttctcctggtctgttcctTGAGCAACAGGACCTgagcacacatatatatatatatatatatatatagataatcATTGACTTCAGTTCATAAAGCCTCAAAGCATTCAGTTCTTACTCTGTGACACGAGCTCCCGGAGTCTTTTCTGGACTTGCATCCACTCCTGGACCACACCTCCTGTCACATGATCACCAAGGCACTGCTCTGATTGGACCAGCACATTGTCTTTGTCTTCATCCTCCAGTTCTGTATTGTCATCTTGTAGTGTCTAATTAAAAAGATTTTACTATATGATTTCACCCGATTTGCATACTTCATATCCTAAATAGTATGCtataatgaaaaattatttccTACATCCCATTGCACTACTGGCAGAGGCGGCCTTTGCAATTTGGAGGCCCGTTTCAAACAAACAGTTGGAGGCCCCCCATCCCCACCCCTGATGaaagcagtgttgccaagtccgtggttttcccgcagaattgggctactttaccACTGTTGCTGTTTTTCatggaatgtgaattttaccaggggaaccccgccaaattttttcccccagacctgttgctgtctgcgtttccataGCGGTCTAAAGTACCATGAAGATAGTctggtgacgtaggactgcacgcaactttccagttcccgctggatttcgtcctccgcatataagcttaataaagcctgaacttCATTGTTGGTCCATTCctggtatttttttaaactccactGTTGATtagaatagcaaacaactcttccTGCATGCACCGCAAccgacttttaaaaatggtggttgaaataaaatgctgcgtggagtcaaccaatcaaaatgttgcgtgaactcaaccaatcagcatgttcagcacccaagtcccacccccgaaagtttgCGAAcattgaaaaagtactacctagtgaacagggactttctgagggggaaatttttacccagaacttcatttagaccctggttcctgcggtcgaaacacaacgagttcctggggaaagttcctgcagtGGAAATGCGGCTTTATACAGGGACATTTTTGGCCCATATATCTTGATTACTGTggggcatttttattaattttggtggcatttttgccccaagtCCCCCTTAATTTCCCCGTGATGGCAGGGGGACGGGCACTTTTTTGAATGCAAGCGGATGGAGGCCCCCTTCTGTTGTTGTAAGGGCCATTTCAAGTGAAACAGGTGAAACTGTTTGATTActcactttcactttttcagTTGAATAAAAATCATGAGAATTTGATGCCACAGCAGTCAGTTTAGCTAAGGATCAGTATGTGGCAAAGGGGTCTGTAGTGTCAAGACACATTTTAATGATAAAGTATGTCTTTTCTGCACACTCAGAAGTTTGTATTTGCCCGTTTCCAGTGAAGTATACATACTTTTAGAGCACAGTGCAAGTCTGCAAACTCTGCAGTACATCTTCTATTTTTTCTTTCCAAGTCTTTCCAGTGAATGTGCAGTGGTCCTTCTCACCTGTGCCATGTTATTTCGGAGCATGTGCAGTAGTGTCGTGAGCGCGTGCCGTAGTTTCATGGCTTCTCTGAGCTCAGCTTCCCTTCGGTCCAACAGCAGACGCAGTGCTTCTTCTGTCCTGCAGGGGGAGACAAAGCGCTAATATTAAggctattattttttaatatttctctttCCACAAATGTTCCTGtttctcattttaaataaaagatgcTTAAAGTCAACATTAAAGCACATTATTGCAAGTTACACAAAAGTTTTTGATGGATTAAAGCACGTTGTATGGATTGTTAGGTCATACCTCCCATCAGCCTTTGCGGGCTTGAAGCCAGGCTCTCTCCGTCCTGTCCGCTTTGGCAACACATTTATGATCTCCATGGCTATGGACGGGGAATATCATTGTCACTGTGCAGTTTGTGTGTTTCGTGGCACATGCATCCTAATACAGTTGAatgttttgtggcttttagtctATATGTTAATGCACCCATAAATCCTCAGcacaaaaatactgatgacATCATCTTGCACTCAGGGGAGTTTGTgtatattatgtaaattataaaCCTACTAAGAATAATAGCATATCATGATTCTTGTATGTGACAAATTATTGTCAAATAACACGtgtaaatatgtcaaaatagaAAGGACAGAATTAAAGTAGTGAAGGAAGTCACTAGAAGTTGAACATAGTATTGTAGCTGCGGGCCGTGAAGCTCACACACGCCGCGCTGCTTCTGTCTGTCagtgaactgcgagagtttctCCCTCATGCGGTGGATGTGCTGCTCTCGGCGCTTCAGCTCCGCCCCCTGCTGGTTACAACGACACTGCAGCCGCGcgcactgcacacacacacacacacagggaccgGACAGTCACCTGCTGCGCTCTATTGCCTCGCACTTTACTATAGGAAttacttattaataataacatataTCACAACCTTTTCTCTTTCAGAAGTCAGAGCATCTTGTAGCCTGGAGATGTGCAGGTCCTTCTCTATAAGCTGCTCCTGTGAAAGACAACATGGTCAGTCAttctttaataatatataatataatataatataatataatataatatataacaattaaatattagaaatattatttatatattggcATAAACCCCAAGATGTAAATCTAATTTTCGAGGGGTCccaaaatttaatataaaattatttagcaaataatatgatattcaaattcagttatataatatattaatattattaagcaTTAATTAAGAATAATCTTTATATATTGGGATAAACCCCTTGAAATGTACATCTCATTTTTGATGGGGTcccataatataatataatataatataatataatataatataatataatataatataatataaaatataatataatgttaatattaattcataatataataaaaactgaattagcaaataatagtttattaatattaatttatacaatATAGTGCCATaataacaattaaatattaattccgaatattatttaaatattggtATAAACCCCTTGAGATGTTCCATATTTTCAAGGGGgtcacataatataatataataaattaaatattaattagaaatattatttatatattggcATAAACCCCAAGGTGTAAATCTAATTTTCGAGGGGTCccaaaattttatataaaattatttagcaAATAATATGATATTCAAATTcagttatatattaatattattaagcaTTAATTTAGAATAATCTTTATATATTGGGATAAACCCCTTGAAATGTACATCTCATTTTTGATGGGGTCccataatataattaatataatataatataatataaaatataatgttaatataatgttaatattcatTCATAATATAATAACTGAATTAGcaaataatagtttattaatattaatttatacaatataatgccataataacaattaaatattaattacgaatattatttaaatattggcATAAACCACAAGATGTACATCTAATTTTTGAGGGGGTCCGCACcgcataacataacataacataaactcTCTAAGTAATGTCACAGCTACAGGTGCTGatcatataattaaaatatcatcaaaaagttgatttatttcactaattccattcaaaaagtgaaacttgtatattatattaattcattacacacagactgatatatttcaaatgtttatttcttttaattttgatgattataactgacaactaaggaaaatcccaaattcagtatctcagaaaattagaatattacttaagaccaatacaaagaaaggatttttagaaatcttggccaactgaaaagtatgaacatgaaaagtatgagcatgtacagcactcaatacttagttggggctccttttgcctgaattactgcagcaatgcggcgtggcatggagtcgatcagtctgtggcactgctcaggtgttataagagcccaggttgctctgatagtggccttcagctcttctgcattgttgggtctggcatatcgcatcttcctcttcacaataccccatagattttctatggggttaaggtcaggcgagtttgctggccaattaagaacagggataccatggtccttaaaccaggtactggtagctttggcactgtgtgcaggtgccaagtcctgttggaaaatgaaatctgcatctccataaagttggtcagcagcaggaagcatgaagtgctctaaaacttcctggtatacggctgcgttgaccttggacctcagataaccagtggaccaacaccagcagatgacatggcaccccaaaccatcactgactgtggaaactttacactggacctcaagcaacgtggattgtgtgcctctcctctcttcctccagactctgggaccctgatttccaaaggaaatgcaaaatttactttcatcagagaacataactttggacca
This window encodes:
- the nanos3 gene encoding nanos homolog 3 yields the protein MAFSLLRYILSAHGSMESNNEDFQPWKDYMGLSDMIKGMQRAGEQSSAGDDKREPTAALMESPSGPTRARTPETRQKRSLQHCKSASIPPERKFCSFCKHNGEAEAVFTSHYLKDRNGNVTCPYLSQYVCPLCGATGASAHTKRFCPLVDKTYSSVYAKSTW
- the si:ch211-286b5.4 gene encoding afadin- and alpha-actinin-binding protein B codes for the protein MNRKSLEISARLLCFIYLLTGITDFFFFCSGSGLMAHKQLIRSPSSHIRAQDCSEVLNSVIAPLHHDETTLSFTHRIFREEQRGLINSLQEQLIEKDLHISRLQDALTSEREKCARLQCRCNQQGAELKRREQHIHRMREKLSQFTDRQKQRGVSMEIINVLPKRTGRREPGFKPAKADGRTEEALRLLLDRREAELREAMKLRHALTTLLHMLRNNMAQTLQDDNTELEDEDKDNVLVQSEQCLGDHVTGGVVQEWMQVQKRLRELVSQSPVAQGTDQEKLLAHLEEELEQSRDLIRAQQQLLQDSVTPPLPAVLMDCYYLEEWERLQDHWEEFNRQRRSFQRERQAFTEAAIRLGHERSDFEQQKASRLKSEFLSFSPVKKSSQWNRRESTALSDLRAAAPDQLSLSPCATPSSEGSEVTPGSRQNMTMTPNTPELYSALKLPYRRSERMLQSPDEHNTDWPF